A genomic stretch from Solanum stenotomum isolate F172 chromosome 8, ASM1918654v1, whole genome shotgun sequence includes:
- the LOC125872754 gene encoding methylsterol monooxygenase 2-2-like: MASMIESAWAFLLANFSDFQLTSLGGFIVHESAFFLSGIPFILFERAGWFGKYKIQKKTNNTEAQQKCITRLLMFHFCVNLPILIVTYPLFKFMGMRSTLPLPSWKVVSTQVLFYFILEDFVFYWGHRVLHTKWLYKHVHSVHHEYATPFGLTSEYAHPAEILFLGFATVIGPAITGPHLITLYLWISLRILETVEAHSGYHFPWSPSNFLPLYGGSDFHDYHHRLLYTKSGNYSSTFVYMDWLFGTDKGYRKLKMLKEQECKAEGKAM, from the exons ATGGCTTCCATGATCGAATCTGCTTGGGCG tTTCTTCTTGCAAATTTCAGTGATTTCCAATTGACTTCTCTTGGAGGTTTCATTGTTCATGAGAGTGCCTTCTTCTTGTCTGGAATCCCATTCATCCTTTTTGAAAGGGCAGGGTGGTTTGGCAAGTACAAAATTCAG AAAAAGACCAACAACACGGAAGCTCAGCAGAAATGTATTACTCGTCTGCTGATGTTTCATTTTTGTGTTAATCTTCCAATCCTCATTGTTACGTATCCGCTCTTTAAATTCATGGGGATGCGATCTACTCTTCCATTGCCGTCCTG GAAAGTAGTttcaacccaagttttattctATTTCATCTTGGAGGATTTCGTATTTTACTGGGGACACAGGGTTTTACATACGAAATGGCTCTACAAGCATGTCCACAGTGTCCATCATGA GTACGCGACACCATTTGGTTTGACATCTGAGTATGCTCACCCTGCTGAAATTCTCTTCCTTGGATTTGCTACGGTAATTGGTCCTGCAATCACGGGGCCACATTTGATAACATTATATCTATGGATCTCACTTAGAATCCTCGAGACAGTCGAGGCACATTCTGGATACCATTTCCCCTGGAGCCCATCAAACTTCTTGCCATTATATGGAGG GTCTGATTTTCATGATTACCATCATCGGCTGCTCTACACAAAGTCTGGCAACTACTCATCGACTTTCGTTTACATGGACTG GTTATTTGGTACTGATAAGGGTTACAGAAagttgaagatgctgaaggagCAAGAGTGCAAAGCTGAGGGCAAAGCAATGTAA